Proteins from a genomic interval of Dermacentor variabilis isolate Ectoservices chromosome 8, ASM5094787v1, whole genome shotgun sequence:
- the LOC142591541 gene encoding peflin-like, with the protein MDALQMYRSLSQLNDWPTQRPISRLTAKFVLDYVLTSGISDEIELVSLAYRAIEYWASVFQNFDPENHGCISSDVFHEALEACGYNVSKYYVRCILRACERLGLVSFDSFVKACATTAKVHP; encoded by the coding sequence ATGGATGCTCTGCAGATGTACAGATCCCTGTCGCAGCTCAACGATTGGCCCACGCAGCGCCCTATCTCGCGTCTGACCGCAAAATTCGTGCTGGACTACGTGCTTACCAGCGGGATTTCTGACGAAATAGAACTGGTCTCCCTCGCCTACAGAGCCATCGAGTACTGGGCGTCTGTCTTCCAGAATTTCGATCCAGAGAATCACGGGTGCATATCAAGTGACGTCTTCCACGAGGCGCTGGAGGCGTGCGGCTACAACGTGAGCAAGTACTACGTGAGATGCATTCTTCGAGCGTGTGAACGCTTGGGCCTGGTTTCCTTCGACAGCTTTGTCAAAGCTTGTGCGACAACCGCAAAGGTCCACCCGTGA